The nucleotide sequence TTAACTTAAGAAAATCAGTAGGTGTTGCACTTACTACTTGAATTCAGGCCATTTTGATCACAAACGATATCAAAATAAGCTTTATGCATTACTTCGCTTACAGCCAATTCGGTCACTGTTTTTTCAAGTTCTTTGATCTTGCGTTTTAAGTCTTCGACTTCATTTCTATCGTTTTCACTTTCCACTCTAATCACCCTTGGTAATAGATCAGTTCGTCCATACTTCTTAACCCAAGCCCTCACGGTGCTTGATCCCGCTATACCATAAGCCTTACTTGCCTCATGGGGGCTCGGAAATTTCCCTTTTGATAGCTCAGAAACTACTTTTTGTTTAAATGACTCACTATATCTGATTGTGTCTTTCATTGTTTACTCCGTTATTGGAGTGACAACCTATATCAGGACAAGACACTGAGTCCTGAGTCCTGAGTCCTGAGTCCTGAGTCCTGAGTCCTGAGTCCTGAGTCCTGAGTCCTGAGTCCTGAGTCCTGAATCCTGAATAGCTAGCTCTACAAAAAAAAATCCGAACTCATTGAGTTCGGATTTTTTCTTAAAATTTTTATGAAGCGAATTTAAGTCTGAATGGAAGCTAAAATATCTTCATCCAAATGAGCATAAAGTTTTCTTAATGCTTGGTATTGAATCTGGCGAACGCGCTCTCGTGTTCTACCTACCATCTCACTAAGCTCTTCCAGCGTTTTTTGCTGCGCACCATCTAAACCATAACGCATTTTGATAATTAACTGCTCACGCTCTGTCAATTTTGAGTCAATCACTTCTAATAAGACATCTTTAACATCAGATTCATTCATATTATCGCCAGGAAGCTTTAATAAGGTATCTGGTATCACATCTTCCAACACACCCTCTTCACCCGTCTTCAAAGTCGTGCTCAAGGATACCGCAGGTGCGGTTGATGCCACAGACATGCCTCTTACTGAACGTACTGAAAATCCTGTAGCTTCTGCTACTTCTTCTAAAAAGGGGACTCGTCCTAATTTCTCTGCTAAAAGCATTGCTTCGTGATGAATTTTACGGATTTTCACTGCTGATTGAACCGGAATACGAATAACTCGTCCCTGCTCTGCCACCGCGCGACGAATCGCTTGCTTAATCCACCAAGCTCCATAAGAAGAAAATTTTGCACCATGACCTGGTCTAAATTTCTCTACTGCCTTCATTAAACCAATATTGCCTTCGGAAATTAAATCCGCTAAAGGTACACCTAGAGATTTGTAATCATGAGCTATTTTTACAACTAGCTTCAAGTTTGCTACAATTAATGTTTCGCGTGCTTCCTCCGAACCATCCTCAATTAATTTTGCGAGTTCAATCTCATCTTCAACTGAAACTAAGGGCAAAGTTGCGATACTCTGCATATAACTTTTGATACTTTCTTGATATAGCCTCATGGAACCTCCTATTCTACCGACACAACATTTACAACTACCACTTTACACTCATCCCTTCACTAAAGGGTAGTATTATCATAAATCATTTATAGACTGAAAAAAGGGCTCAAGAGTAAAAAGTAAAACATTTTACCCCCTTCTTAATAGAAAATTATTATTAAAAGAAGCATTTGAATCAAATAAGTAGTTTTTGCACTTAATTATTCAGCCTATCCTCTTTGGCGAACAATTTCGTATAAACAGACACCTGTCGCAACAGATACATTCAAACACGGCACCGCTCCTTGCATCGGGATCGTCAATAAAAAGTCACATTTCTCTTCAGTCAAGCGCCTCATACCCTTACCTTCTGAACCCATAACTAAAGCTATAGGACCTTTTAAGTCCGAGCTGTATAAATCTTTCTCAGCCTTATCAGAAGTTCCCGCAATCCAAACACCTATTGCTTTGAGCTTCTCCATAGTTCTCGCAATATTAACGACTTTAAAGATTGCCGTATTCGATGCCCCGCCACAACTTACAGACATAACTGTATCGGTAATTGGCGCTGCATTATCTTTGGGAATAATAACGGCATCCACTCCGGCGCCATTCGCTGTTCGGATACAGGCCCCCAAGTTATGAGGATCTTGGACTCCATCCAAAATTAAAACAAAGGGGGACTTTTTTTCTTTTAAAAAAGCTTCTAGCTCATTTTCATTCATTAGTAAAGGACGACCAGCCTGACCATGCCTATTACTACGGCTTTCATTATCATCTGCGCCAAAGCGCGATCCACGTTTCTGAAATCGACTCATTTGTTATTACTCCAAAATTTATTTACTTCACATATTCCACTTATAAAAGAAATATCCAAACAGATTGAATATTCTCTCATCAAAAACTAGCTTGTAAAATATTAACCAAGGTGATTTTATGTGCCAATTACTCGCAATGAACTGCAATACTCCCACTGATATTTGCTTTTCCTTTGAAGGCTTCGCTCAACGCGGAGGCCTAACAGATCAACATACCGATGGCTGGGGTATCTCATTCTTCGAAGAAAGCGCCTGCCGTAG is from Lentisphaera profundi and encodes:
- a CDS encoding transposase; translation: MKDTIRYSESFKQKVVSELSKGKFPSPHEASKAYGIAGSSTVRAWVKKYGRTDLLPRVIRVESENDRNEVEDLKRKIKELEKTVTELAVSEVMHKAYFDIVCDQNGLNSSSKCNTY
- a CDS encoding sigma-70 family RNA polymerase sigma factor, with product MRLYQESIKSYMQSIATLPLVSVEDEIELAKLIEDGSEEARETLIVANLKLVVKIAHDYKSLGVPLADLISEGNIGLMKAVEKFRPGHGAKFSSYGAWWIKQAIRRAVAEQGRVIRIPVQSAVKIRKIHHEAMLLAEKLGRVPFLEEVAEATGFSVRSVRGMSVASTAPAVSLSTTLKTGEEGVLEDVIPDTLLKLPGDNMNESDVKDVLLEVIDSKLTEREQLIIKMRYGLDGAQQKTLEELSEMVGRTRERVRQIQYQALRKLYAHLDEDILASIQT
- the rlmB gene encoding 23S rRNA (guanosine(2251)-2'-O)-methyltransferase RlmB, whose amino-acid sequence is MSRFQKRGSRFGADDNESRSNRHGQAGRPLLMNENELEAFLKEKKSPFVLILDGVQDPHNLGACIRTANGAGVDAVIIPKDNAAPITDTVMSVSCGGASNTAIFKVVNIARTMEKLKAIGVWIAGTSDKAEKDLYSSDLKGPIALVMGSEGKGMRRLTEEKCDFLLTIPMQGAVPCLNVSVATGVCLYEIVRQRG